The genomic segment GTGGTCTCAAGTTCAGACCATCCCTGCCGCGACGGTTGACCACGTCTGGAACCGGCGTTGCTGATTGCTTCTTCGCCCTGCGGCGTCAACACTGCTGCGGGAGTGATGGTGGAGGTTGATCACTCGAGCGTGCAACTTCAGGAACGCTCAAGCGCATTTCCGTCGCCTGAACCCCTGCCGACTTCGCTCTCGTTGCCGTGTCGCTCGGTGGTCTTGTTCAAGAACGTGGTGACACCTGGCTGTAGAGAGCACCTGTTGATGGGCGACATGGACCAAGCTCGGTCTCACTCGAGTCGCGGCTCCGTCGCGACAGAGCCCGCCGGTATGGATGACCTCTGGAACATCGTCTTCTCCCAGGACCAGCGTCAGCAAGGTCTTCGCCGCGTCAGTGTCCGGGTGCCGCTGGAGGATATCGAGCACGAACCCGTGCTCGTCCACGGCCCGCCACAGCCAGTTGTTGGCTCCGCCAACCTTGACGCACCCCTCGTCGGGAGGCCACTGGGAACCCCGCCTCTGTGCCCGGTGACGCAGGCCTTCGACGAAAAGGGCGCTGAACTTGATGCACCACTCGCGGAGGGTCTCGTGGCAGGTCTTCGATGACGAGGGTGCCGCCGTGGTCGGTGGTTTCGTTGCAGCAGACGTTGGCCCGGTCCATCTCATGGATATTGGTGCCGATGCTGGATTTGAGCCGGGTTCGGCGCGTAGACATAAAATTGAGGACGACTGGAACGTCGAGCAGCTGTTTGACAAACCGGATCATGCGATCAAACTCAATCTCGGGCGGGGTATCCAGCACCTGGTAGCGGTGGAGCTGCTCCTGCCCCTTTGTTTCGTCCTGGGGCCCCTGATGGCCCATACGCCAGTGTGGGACATGAACCGATTGACAGGGCAATCACTCAAAGATGAATAGCGCACAACATGAGTCCTCTGACAGAGACACGAACCATCGGCTACCAGACTGGAGTCAATTGGCGCTGAGGAGGGTTCATGCAGACCTTCACTGAATACGGCAGCACGCCAGAAAGCAGTGTGCTGTTTCAGTGAAAGCACGCTCGGAGTGGGACAAGTCAACAGAAACAGCGAACAGACTCAGCAAAGGGGGCGGGATCTGCTCCATGCGCCGCCAGAGCCAGTGGGAGAGGAAAGGCAGATGAAAGACCGGCTGGACCGCTTCAGGTGCGCGCTGCACATCACTGCCGTCACCTCTCTTCAGGCACGGGTGTCGAACTCAGGAACACATCGACGACCTGGGGATCGAACTGGAGAGCTGACTGCCGTGCGATCTCCTCGCGGGCCTGCGCAGGCGTCCAAGCAGCCTTGTAAGGCCGCTCACTTACCAGCGCGTCGTACACATCCACCACCGTAAAGATGCGGGCCAGCAGCGGAATCCGGTCCCAGGCCAGACCATCAGGATAGCCCTGGCCGTCCCAGCGCTCGTGGTGATGCCGGATCACGGCCAGCGCGGCTGGGGGAAGGAAGCCCAGGGCGGCGGCAAAGCGTTCACCTTCAGCAGAATGACTGCGAATCAGCGCCCATGCCTGGTCATCCAGCGCGCCTGGTTTGAGCAGCACCGTATCTGGAAGACCGATCTTGCCCACGTCGTGCAGCAAGGCCCCCAGTTCAAGCGCCGTCAGGTCCTCGGCGCTCAGGCCCAACGCCCGTCCCAGGCTGAGGGCGTGGCGCACCACCCGGTCTGTGTGGCCGCCAGTGTCCCCGTCCCGCGTTTCGAGCGCCAACCCAAGGGCGCGTACCGCTGCGCGCTGCGCGGCCAGAGCCTGGAGTTCGGCCTGCTTGTGCTCATCGATGTCGCTGCAACTGCCCACCCAGGCCACGTCGTCGGCAAGAGGCGCAGCCAGCTTACGGCCACGCACGACGAACCAGCGGTAGCCCCCAGCCTGATCGCGCAGGCGGTACTCGATGTCGTAAGGCTGCCCGGTGCGGATGGCCTCGGTCCAGACTGCCAGGGTGGGGGCAACGTCTTCAGGATGCAGGCCCTCCTCAAAGCCAAACCCCGTGGTTTCTCCGATGACGCCGGTGTACTCGATCCAGCGCCGATTGACATGCGTCCAGCGTCCCGCAACGTCAGCCGTCCAGAGCATGATCGGCATTTCTTCCACCAGGCGCCGATATTCGGGCGCAGGTCCAAGCGCCGTGGGCGTCAGGTGAGCCATGGACGGAGTCTAGGCCTGCATCTATCTCAGTCGCATGCCAGAGTCTTTACACATTGGGGTGACTTTTTGAGTTGGTTCTTGGCTTTTGGCTGCTGACACTGGCGGCGGGGGGCGCGCGGATTGACTGAACAGCTGGGGATTGACTCAGGTTCGAGGGCCTCGCCCTGATTCGTCAGAGAATGCAAAAATAAGGTTGTGTTGCCTTCGCTGGGTGGGGGGAGGGTGACCCGCCGGGACCGACGCAACGCCTGACCGCTACCGGTTCAAAGGTGACCATCATCAGGCACGCCGTCTGGCTTGACCACCGCTTTCCACTGAGTGACTGAGACGTGCAGGCATTGCTGCGCCAGCGCGGCACCCTGGTCAGCCACGAGAGCCTCCGCGAGTGGTGCATCAAGTTCAGCGCCCTTTTCGTCGAAGGTCTGCGTCACCGGGCACAGAGGCGGGGGTCCCGGTGGCCTCTCGACGAGGGGTGCATCAAGGTTGGCGGAGCCAAAAACCGGCTGTGGCGGGCCGTGGACGGGGAGGGTGCCGTGCTCGATATCCGGCTCCAGTCACACCGAGACACAGTAGCTGCCCGCAGCTGCTTCGCCCTGCACGCCCACGTCTCGAACCTCCACAGCACACTCGTTCCACCGTGCCTGCTTCAGTCCGACGAAGCAACCAGACCGCAGCACTTTTTCTGGAGTAAGAGGCGATGCAGCAGGCGGCTTGAGAAGCAAGCCGCCTGCTGCGTTCCCTGGCCCCGCTGAGGTTGAGTTGCCAGAGCCGTGTACCAGAGCCGTGTAGACAACGCTTCCACTACATTCGCGCATCCTCGACGCTCAGGGCGAAGACCACCAAGGCCGCAATCCCAGGCACGAGTCACACCGCGACCCCAAGGATGCGGAGCCAAGTTGGCATAGGCGGCAGGCGCGGGGAGCCAGGTACGGGGACCATACGACTGTCTCTCCTTTTCGCCAGGAAATTGGGCCAAGGTAGAGGTGGCGCGTAGTTGTCCTGCGTGAAATGAACGATCGCGGCAGGATTTAATTCGGCTACAGGCGCCCTGTCGTTGTTCATGAAGACGTCCCCAAGTCCATCTCCCCACTCTCTTCTGGGATCTAAAGTTCTCCCCATTTATGGTGAAGCATGCAGACCAGACGTACGGCGCTTCTCGCAGGCCTGGCTCTCGCTCCCTCGTTGTGGCCTGGCGGCCACGCCCAGAGTGCCACTGAACTGCAGGATCTTGGCACGGCCTATGCCCTGTACGTGAGTGTGGGCTACCTGCGCGATACCTGCCTCAAGCGTGACCCAGCCAGCGCTGCAAAGGTCAAGCAGGCGTATACGACCTGGGTAGGAACGCAGAATCTAGCCGATTTCGAAGCAAAACTGGGCCAGAAGCTCGGCAAAGAGACGCTGACACAGCTCCGCCAGGGGTTGGCGAATGACCTCAAAGCCCTCGACGCTGCACTGCAAAAACTGGGACCTCCTGGCCAGTCATGCCCAGCAGTGGCCACCATCTTCGCGTCCGACACCTTCAACATTCGCAAGAAGATTCCCAATCTCACGACCCTCCTGGGACCAGGCAGTGGGTCGAGCACGACTGCGGCAACGGGTACAGCGGCCAAGACCTCCCCCTCCAGCAGCAACGTAGCGGTCTACAGCGTCGCGCAGCTCTCCTCGCTCATGGCGCAGACCCTCGCGCCGCTGGGCAAAGCCACGGGACGAGAGCAGGATGCTGCTGGCCTGAAGAAGTTGCAGTCGCTGGGCACGGTCATCGCCGTGAGTGGCACCACGCAGCGGTCACGTTCCATCACACAGGAGGATGACCGGCGTGCGGCGCGTTTCGACGTGTACTGCTATGACATGGCGAATGACGCCGACAACCCACCCAAGGGTCAGGTGACCGTCGCCGGGCGGGTGCGCGAGTTTGACCACGACACGGGCATTACCCTGGAGAACTGCGTGGTCCTAAGCCCGGCACAGACGGCCCAGCTCAAGAAGTCCACCGTCGCCGTCGTGGACGCGGGCTGGCGCTTTAAGGCCCAGCCGGCGGAGAAGTTCCTGGTGGCCGCCGGACAGGGCCTGAAGGACAACGACATCCTGGGCGCGTACATGGAGCAATCCACCGGCATCGGGGTGGGCGGCATGGTCCTGACCACCTACCCAGTCTCGCTCTTTTTGAAGGATGGCACCGTCTACAATGACCCCTACTGGGCGCCGGGCAGCTTCAACTACAAACTGTCGCGTCAGCTCGAACCGCAGAAGTGGGGCAGGTGGACCCGTCAGGGCAACAACTTCGTGATCCGCTGGGGCGACGGCGGGACCGAAACCTTTGAGGTTGAGGGAGCCCCAAAACCCCTGCCGGCCGGGACCAAGCTCAGTGGCGCCTTCCAGACCATCTCGGGCGGCGGCAACACAGCGATGGGTGGCGACGTGATGGTGGCGGGCGGAGGCACCTACACCTTCCAGCCTGACGGAACCTTCAGCGGCGGCAGCTTTGGCAGTGTCAGCAGCTCGAGCGTGGTGGCGGGAAGCACGCGCAAGACGGGCGGCACCTACGCGGTCAGCGGGTATAGCATCACCCTCAAGGGGGCGAACGGCCAGCAACAGCGTTTGTTCTTCGCGCGTTACGACCAGAACCTGCTGTACATCGGCGGCTCCACCTACATCCCCGACCGCTAAAAACTTGCGGCCTCAAATACGGCCTCACCTCGAAGTCTCAAAGACCTCCTTCATCCGCTGCTCCTCCACCTGCTCCTGGTCCGTCGGGCGCCCAAGCACTTGAGGTCTCAGGCACTGTTCCAGCGACCAACGGGAACCGGACCTTCTGTCACTTGGCGAGGAGGCCTGTCCAACCTCAATGCGGGCGAGCAGGTCCGTGCGGGTGAAATCCACCATGCCCATCCGCTCCACAGGCCATCGTCAAAGGCGTCGCGCATGGTCTGGCCGGTCTAGGCGTTGCTGTACTCCTGGAGGTATGGAAACGAAACCGGGGTATTGCCACCATTTTCATGCGGTCCTTCACAAACCAATCCTGAGTATGGCCGTTTGAAAGAGAAGCCCAGCATCGCTTGAGAGCGGTCCGGTGACGCTCCATCGGTCCAGTCCTCCCGTGCCGTTCTGTGCGCCGCTACAGTAGCGGATATGGCCGAACTGCCCCCGCCGCGATCTTCCAACGTGCTGATCGTGGAAGACGACCCGGCCATCGGTGAGCTGCTGGAACTGGCTTCGGATACGAGTGCTTTACTGCCGTGCGCGCCCGCTCAGGCGGCGAGGCGCTGGAACAGTTCGCCCGCACTCGCCCCCGACATGATCATTCTGGATCTGGGGTTGCCGGGTCTGGATGGCAGCGCTGTCCTGCGAGCCGTGCGCGAACGTGGCGACACGCCCGTGCTGGTCCTGACCGCCCGCGACGGCGTGGGTGAGCGGACCGCCCACTTTCAGGCCGGGGCCGACGATTACCTGGTCAAGCCCTTTGTGTTCGGGGAGCTGATGGCCCGCGTGCGGGCGATATTGCGTCATTCGCAGCCACAGGCGAGTGGTGAGCAGAACGCCGAGCTTGGCCAGCGAAACGCTGGCCCACAGGACCGGCCGGGTGGTGTGCCACCGGGTCTCAAGGCCACCAGTAAAGAGGATGAAGGCCAGGGCGATCAGGCCCACAAGTTGGGTCAGTTCGTAGTTTGCAAATTCGATGCCACCGAGACCCTCGCTGCCCGCAATCATGCCGATCGTCAAAAACAGCAGCAGGCCGGGCAGGCCCAGACGCCCACCAACTTTGCTCGCCAGCAGGCTGAGCAGCAGAATCAGTCCTGTGTCCAAAAGAATGGGCTCCCTCAAAAACCGTCAAGGGTGTCAACAAAAACGAGCGTTTAAAAGTCGGTTGAGAAGGTGGCTGGCGATTGATCCGCGGCCCTGAGGCATGGATGATTGAGTGTCAGGGTGTGTGCTGGGATTCCGGTGGAAATTCCCAGTCCATAAACGCTTGCAGGGCGTCCCGGAACGCCGGGCCTTCCAGAGGGAGATTGGCGGCCTGGGCAGCGTCCCGAATGGCCGCAGGCGGATCAAGATCCACCCAGCTATGGCGGGTTACGCTTGTGTCGGTGGCGGCGGTCTTTGAGGAGGGCGGCGCTTCTGCGGGACCTGGGAGATCTACACCGAGCCCGTGCCAGCCGCAGGAACGTCCGGTTCCCAGATGAAGCGCGTCAGGGCTGCAGGACCGCCAGGTGTGAGGTGGCTCATCTTGTCACCACCCTTGTACAGAGGCTTTGTGGAAGCAGGTTGAGAATCATATTCCGGTGGAACTCGAGTCGGCCCACAGCCCGCGGAGACCCGTGAACTCTAAAGAAGCAGAAAAGTTGTCCACCACGGCCAGCTTCCCTTCAGGCATATGAATAGGTCACTTATGGCAGATCCCTTCGCTTCCCCCGGCGCTGCGAGTTCCCCTGATCCCCTCTCCGCCCTGGCAGGCAAGCGGGTGCTGCTGGTCTTCAATCCCAAAAGTGGCCAGGGAGAAAGTACCCTCCCCGATTTCGTCAGCCTGGTCCGGGGGGCCGGAGCGGACGTCACTGAGCGTGAACTGGTCAAGGACACGCCGATGAGTCAATACGTTGCCGATCTGGAGAACTTCAATCTTCTGGTCGGAGCAGGTGGTGACGGTACGGTGAGCAGTCTGGCCTACGCTGCGCGGTATACGGACGTGCCCATTCTCGCCTACCCGGCGGGCACCGCCAACCTGATTGCCAGGAACCTGAATCTGCCGAACAACCCTGCCGAACTGGCGGCCGTTCTGGCGGCTGGCCAGAGCGTGCGGGTGGATCTGGGCGAGATTGAGGTCAGGGGCGAAAAGAGCGGCTTTGCCATGCTTGCGGGCGCGGGCGCGGATGCAGCGATGATCCGCGATTCCGAAGACCTCAAGGAGAAATACGGTGAACTCGCCTACGTCATGAGCGCGATGCGCCAGGTCAATCCGAAGAAGACCACCTTTCACCTCGTCATTGATGGCGAGCTCCGCTCATTTGAGGGCATCGGGGTGATGGTTGCGAACTTCGGTATGGCCAATTACCGCCTGCCGATCACGTCGGACATCAGTCCCAGTGACGGCAAGCTCACAGTGGTGCTGATCAAGGCCGGGAACATTCTGCGCCTAGTGCCCAACATCATTGACTCCGTTCGGGCCAAGCTGAATCTCGGAGATCCCATGTTCAGCGGGAACCTGGAGACCCTGGAGGCCAAGACGGTGACAGTCGGGGCTGACGATCCTTTTCCCCTGCAATACGACGGTGAGCTGCACGTCGAGACGACACCCTTCACAGCGAGCATCGTGCCGGGTGCCGTCCGCTTCCTGACACCGGTCAGGAAAGCGGATCTGGACACTTGAGCTGCCCTGAGGACACGCTGAATCACCGCAGCTGGGCACTGGTGTGCTGACGCGGTATGGCCCACAGCCGCACGCCCCGGCGGTGGTCGCATTCTTGCTGCTCTGGACTGTCTGGCGTACGGCTTAGCGGCCTCATTCGAGTCCAGCTCCAGGGTCAGTGCAGGTGTGAGAACCAGCGTCGGTGACAAGAACGTGCCAGCCAATCCAGGGCACACCCTGATCGCGTGGGTCCCGCCGTGCCCCCAGCCCATGGCAACAGAAGCCTCAGCGCCGGCGCACGATGGGGCGTGTTCATCAGGCGACTTGTGGCCAGGGTTCATCCGGTCAGCGCCACTGTGGGGGACAGCCTATGCCCGATCTCTGCCTGAGGAGTGGGCAGGCATTTCAGGACCTTACGAGCGCCCTGGAGCAGGCAAGAATTCTCCGGTGGGTCGCCTCATTCCCGAAGCGGCACGCCTTCAATGGGCTGTCGGTAGATCCCCGCGACTGCCCTGGCCTCACTGCCGCCGCTGATCGCCTACAGCGCGAACGAGATCTGAAGAATTCCCGCAATGCCCGGCTGGAGTCACTCTTTCCTGCAGATCGTGCAGGAAAGAGCCACGGCGGCGCTGGCAAGTGCCCAGGCCTGGTATCAGGTCATCCTGAGGGAGGCGCACGCACTGGTGGACCAGGTGCAGGTGGTCACCGACAAGCCAACCTGCCAGCCTGAGTCACAACCAAAAGGGCACTGCCACCCATGCCTGAGTCAGGAGCCGTGCCCGCCACGTCGCTGCAGTGCCGCACGGTTGGCCAGAAAAAAGCCCCAGTGTGCTGCTGGGGCGGAACATCCGGCTTCACCTGGCCGGGCTGATGCTTTTTGAGCTGGCGCCATTTTGCCCTGGAGCTCTCTGAGCAGCCTGAGCCTGACGTGGAGGAAGCTTCATGGCTTCTGCCTGAAGCAGCCAACTAAAGTGCGTATTTTACCGTTCTGGAAGGCTCGCAGACACACTATTCCATTCGACTCTGGAAGGCCTACTCAGGTCTTCGAGCGTGCTTCAAGAGACGCTTGGCCCGCTGCCGATGGCGCTGTGTCCGGCCGTCAACGGCCGTCACCTCCAAGGCGCTCATGACCTGAGGGGCGCACTGTAACGTTTCAACCCAGGTGAGGGCGAGCCCCTGCCAACGTTCACTCGGCCATTCCAGGCCAAGGCGGAGAATGATGGGTAAGGGAAAGGTCCCGGCGAATTGTCCATTGAGTCCCTGGGCTTGCAGGAGGCTCCTGAGCTCGTGGTCAAAATCGGCTGGAACCCGTTCCAGGAGAACGACTAGCCCAGGCGCAACATACTCTGGGAGGGGCACAGGTGTGCCGTCCCGAGCTTTGACCGCCCAGAGGTTGCCTCGAAGCCCAACAGCGTACCCACCCAACGTCAACAGCTCATGGAAGGGCAGCTCTTGGGGCGCCATCGTTCAAGAGTAGCTCACCCCTTTTGGAGGACCGCGAACCAAGCGGCG from the Deinococcus humi genome contains:
- a CDS encoding DDE-type integrase/transposase/recombinase, which gives rise to MRWTGPTSAATKPPTTAAPSSSKTCHETLREWCIKFSALFVEGLRHRAQRRGSQWPPDEGCVKVGGANNWLWRAVDEHGFVLDILQRHPDTDAAKTLLTLVLGEDDVPEVIHTGGLCRDGAATRVRPSLVHVAHQQVLSTARCHHVLEQDHRATRQRERSRQGFRRRKCA
- a CDS encoding HD domain-containing phosphohydrolase; the encoded protein is MAHLTPTALGPAPEYRRLVEEMPIMLWTADVAGRWTHVNRRWIEYTGVIGETTGFGFEEGLHPEDVAPTLAVWTEAIRTGQPYDIEYRLRDQAGGYRWFVVRGRKLAAPLADDVAWVGSCSDIDEHKQAELQALAAQRAAVRALGLALETRDGDTGGHTDRVVRHALSLGRALGLSAEDLTALELGALLHDVGKIGLPDTVLLKPGALDDQAWALIRSHSAEGERFAAALGFLPPAALAVIRHHHERWDGQGYPDGLAWDRIPLLARIFTVVDVYDALVSERPYKAAWTPAQAREEIARQSALQFDPQVVDVFLSSTPVPEER
- a CDS encoding diacylglycerol/lipid kinase family protein, whose product is MNRSLMADPFASPGAASSPDPLSALAGKRVLLVFNPKSGQGESTLPDFVSLVRGAGADVTERELVKDTPMSQYVADLENFNLLVGAGGDGTVSSLAYAARYTDVPILAYPAGTANLIARNLNLPNNPAELAAVLAAGQSVRVDLGEIEVRGEKSGFAMLAGAGADAAMIRDSEDLKEKYGELAYVMSAMRQVNPKKTTFHLVIDGELRSFEGIGVMVANFGMANYRLPITSDISPSDGKLTVVLIKAGNILRLVPNIIDSVRAKLNLGDPMFSGNLETLEAKTVTVGADDPFPLQYDGELHVETTPFTASIVPGAVRFLTPVRKADLDT